One Setaria italica strain Yugu1 chromosome I, Setaria_italica_v2.0, whole genome shotgun sequence DNA window includes the following coding sequences:
- the LOC111255651 gene encoding uncharacterized protein LOC111255651, protein MATAHQAVTPRPREEDPAAERLIFVPVEQQADYQQDGRQGNNGDGAFPWLTLLGFGFLTFNSVMAILRAQGDRMAIAFVGFSYADLVALFACLRMYESAPAGSSKRDWLKIAVWILTTLLTLAFSGKVAAVMPPPVAVVVWLMAFATIAGGFVTFFIYKEKK, encoded by the coding sequence ATGGCGACTGCACATCAAGCTGTTACCCCCAGGCCAAGAGAGGAGGATCCTGCAGCCGAGCGTTTGATCTTCGTCCCCGTGGAGCAGCAGGCCGACTACCAGCAGGACGGCCGccaaggcaacaatggcgacgGGGCCTTCCCCTGGCTGACGCTCCTGGGGTTTGGCTTCCTCACCTTCAACTCAGTTATGGCGATACTCCGGGCGCAAGGGGACAGGATGGCCATAGCCTTCGTCGGCTTCTCGTACGCTGATCTGGTGGCACTCTTCGCCTGCCTGAGGATGTACGAGAGCGCACCGGCGGGTTCGTCCAAGAGGGACTGGCTCAAGATAGCGGTCTGGATTTTGACAACTCTGCTAACGTTGGCCTTCTCCGGCAAAGTCGCGGCTGTCATGCCACCGCCGGTGGCGGTGGTCGTGTGGCTGATGGCTTTCGCGACCATCGCCGGAGGCTTCGTCACCTTCTTCATTTACAAGGAGAAGAAGTGA